A single Lactuca sativa cultivar Salinas chromosome 8, Lsat_Salinas_v11, whole genome shotgun sequence DNA region contains:
- the LOC111911264 gene encoding retrovirus-related Pol polyprotein from transposon RE2 isoform X2, with translation MKLMQFLSGLDDSYSQVKSHILLMDPLPNVKTAFSIVSREESLQRNGSLTSLQASQSVNKSQSSALNSKFNNKTNFNKNKGQTVQCKNCGIKGHTIEKCYKIIGYPKDFRLRNETNNQNNFVKNFSANITTTSSGSASTNNFSGSIGDSEFHQLTKDQYFKLLQLIGDKQVNEEASVSANMAGTCLFQAFNSFVGSQRWIVDSGANQHMIASESLLHDTVDVSKLDLLVCHPNGTSAKIEKIGNMNLSNSLTLFDVFVVPDFNVNLLSVHKVCKDSNCKVVFNEHNCKIQDLQSKVTVGNGRESGGLYYINSAPLGSLSNSSISSSVCCVSKLTWHNRLGHPSDQVLSSLRHRLKIGSEVLPPCDICHKAKQTRESFPVSQHTTSKLGELIHLDVWGPYKVTTTEGFRYFFDYCG, from the coding sequence ATGAAGCTTATGCAGTTTTTATCTGGACTTGATGATTCATACAGTCAAGTCAAAAGTCACATTTTATTAATGGATCCCTTACCTAATGTGAAAACTGCTTTTTCTATTGTGTCTAGAGAAGAGTCACTTCAAAGAAATGGTTCTTTGACTTCTCTTCAGGCTTCTCAGTCTGTAAATAAATCTCAGTCTTCTGCTTTAAATAGCAAGTTTAATAACAAGACTAATTTTAATAAGAATAAGGGTCAAACTGTTCAATGTAAGAATTGTGGTATTAAGGGTCATACCATTGAGAAGTGTTACAAAATAATTGGGTATCCTAAGGATTTTAGGTTAAGGAATGAAACTAATAATCAGAATAACTTTGTTAAGAATTTTTCTGCTAATATTACTACCACTTCTTCTGGAAGTGCTAGTACTAATAATTTTTCTGGTTCTATTGGTGATTCTGAGTTTCATCAACTTACTAAGGATCAATATTTCAAACTCTTACAACTTATTGGTGATAAGCAAGTGAATGAAGAAGCTTCTGTTAGTGCTAATATGGCAGGTACCTGTTTGTTTCAAGCTTTTAATTCCTTTGTTGGTAGTCAAAGATGGATAGTTGATTCAGGGGCTAATCAACATATGATTGCCTCTGAGTCACTACTCCATGACACTGTGGATGTGTCAAAATTAGATTTGCTGGTTTGTCATCCCAATGGTACATCAGCTAAGATTGAAAAAATTGGTAACATGAATTTATCTAATTCTTTAACACTGTTTGATGTGTTTGTTGTTCCTGATTTCAATGTTAATTTGCTTTCTGTTCATAAGGTCTGTAAAGATAGTAATTGTAAGGTTGTTTTTAATGAGCATAATTGCAAAATTCAGGATTTACAATCAAAGGTGACGGTGGGGAATGGTAGAGAATCTGGAGGTCTCTATTACATTAATAGTGCACCTTTAGGTAGTCTGTCTAATTCTTCTATTTCTTCTTCTGTTtgttgtgtgtctaaactaactTGGCACAATAGACTTGGTCATCCTTCTGATCAAGTTTTGAGTTCTTTGAGACATAGGCTTAAGATTGGAAGTGAAGTTCTTCCACCTTGTGACATTTGTCATAAGGCTAAACAAACTAGAGAATCTTTTCCTGTTAGTCAACATACTACTTCTAAACTTGGTGAGTTAATTCATTTAGATGTTTGGGGTCCTTATAAAGTGACAACTACAGAAGGATTTAGGTATTTTTTTGACTATTGTGGATGA
- the LOC111911264 gene encoding retrovirus-related Pol polyprotein from transposon RE1 isoform X1: protein MRQLTESKGILLQTSCVHTPQQNGVVERKHRHILNVARSLIFQSGLPIKHWGDAILTSVFLINRTPTSVLNGSSPYELVYNCAPVFDKLRVFGCLCFASKLNNNDKFSERADKCVFLGYSSDKKGYKVLSLDSNLIFVSRDVKFYESVFPFKLKTSSLTDSSVVTVNSNDLFSYDESLDSSFILDNTRADSLRSSHQMDGANADQDQDETCPFNVSNRTGEANVPPSDVLFPSSSALTEENDSINSNPSESLSTRITRSGRNVHMPVRFSDYVVKGKHKYGIERSVNYSALNTESFCFISNLNKTVEPKTYPNWIKSMNEEMEALYRNNTWWSIGCRWIYKIKYKSNGDIKRYKARLVAKGYNQREGIDYEETFSPVAKIVTVRVVITLAVNNSWPLYQVDINNAFLYGNLSESVYMCQPEGYHFKDDIRVCRLLKSLYGLKQAPRKWNERLCSSLLSFGFKQSINDYSLFVRQFQNTFVVLLVYVDDIILTGNDESEVNNVKTFLKSHFLIKDLGELKYFLGIEVLRTEKGICLNQRKYCMELLHEFGMLACKPVKTPLEPNLVIKREYELEKSDYLVNIT, encoded by the coding sequence ATGAGACAATTAACTGAATCAAAAGGAATTTTGCTTCAAACATCTTGTGttcatactccacaacaaaatggtgttgtggaGAGGAAACATAGACACATTTTAAATGTTGCTAGGTCTTTAATTTTTCAGTCTGGTTTGCCAATTAAACACTGGGGAGATGCTATTTTAACTTCAGTTTTTTTGATTAATAGAACACCTACTTCAGTCTTAAATGGTTCTTCTCCCTATGAACTTGTTTATAACTGTGCACCTGTTTTTGATAAACTTAGGGTATTTGGATGTTTGTGTTTTGCCTCTAagttgaataataatgataaattttCTGAAAGAGCTGATAAGTGTGTTTTTCTTGGTTATTCTTCTGATAAAAAGGGTTACAAAGTTCTTAGTCTTGATTCTAATCTTATTTTTGTTTCCAGGGATGTAAAGTTTTATGAATCAGTGTTTCCTTTCAAGCTTAAAACTTCATCTTTAACTGATAGTTCAGTTGTCACTGTAAATTCAAATGACCTATTTTCCTATGATGAGTCTTTAGATTCTAGTTTTATTCTAGATAATACTAGAGCAGATAGCCTGAGAAGTAGCCATCAGATGGATGGTGCTAATGCAGACCAGGACCAGGATGAGACTTGTCCTTTTAATGTCAGCAACCGGACTGGTGAGGCAAATGTGCCTCCTTCTGATGTGTTGTTTCCAAGCTCTTCTGCATTAACTGAGGAAAATGATTCAATTAATTCTAATCCTTCTGAAAGTTTGTCAACTAGGATCACTAGATCTGGAAGGAATGTTCACATGCCAGTTAGATTTAGTGATTATGTTGTAAAGGGTAAACATAAATATGGTATTGAAAGATCTGTAAATTATTCAGCTCTTAATACTGAgtctttctgttttatttctaatCTTAATAAAACAGTTGAACCTAAGACTTATCCAAACTggatcaaatccatgaatgaggAAATGGAAGCCCTCTATAGGAATAATACTTGGTGGTCAATTGGGTGTCGTtggatatataaaattaaatataaatctaATGGTGATATAAAAAGATATAAAGCTAGACTTGTGGCTAAAGGATACAATCAAagggaaggaatagactatgaggaGACTTTTTCTCCTGTGGCTAAAATTGTAACTGTTCGTGTGGTAATAACACTGGCTGTGAATAATTCTTGGCCACTTTATCAGGTAGATATTAACAATGCTTTTTTATATGGAAATTTATCTGAAAGTGTATATATGTGTCAACCTGAGGGATATCATTTTAAAGATGATATCAGAGTTTGCAGATTGTTAAAATCTCTTTATGGGCTTAAACAAGCCCCAAGGAAGTGGAATGAAAGGTTGTGTTCTTCTCTATTAAGTTTTGGTTTTAAACAAAGTATTAATGATTATTCATTATTTGTTAGACAGTTTCAAAATACTTTTGTAGTCCTACTTGtttatgtggatgatattatTCTAACAGGTAATGATGAGTCTGAGGTGAATAATGTTAAAACTTTTCTTAAATCTCATTTTTTAATTAAAGATTTAGGAGAGTTGAAATATTTCTTGGGTATTGAAGTGTTAAGAACTGAAAAAGGAATATGTTTAAATCAAAGGAAATATTGCATGGAACTACTTCATGAGTTTGGTATGCTAGCATGTAAACCAGTTAAAACTCCACTTGAACCTAATTTGGTTATAAAAAGGGAATATGAATTGGAAAAATCTGATTATTTAGTTAATATTACTTAA
- the LOC111911265 gene encoding E3 ubiquitin-protein ligase RHA2A gives MLSSLHVNLQSLSLFSPPSLKSNSNLSVNSHFLSMGLQNQLTDVSSDSLPIFLLAVIANGVCYIRSLVFTFLHSLGISRYRSDEVDDAMLFDAVGSGLAGLILLADQLNLNRVFSYKYSLCSDPRPDPASSECVVCLNRLTDGEQVRKLDCHHVFHKECFDGWLDHLNFNCPLCRSPLVSDERVAITRRRVTDDVVDWFSFR, from the coding sequence ATGCTTTCATCCCTCCACGTTAACCTTCAATCTCTTTCTCTTTTCTCTCCCCCTTCTCTCAAATCAAATTCAAATCTCTCTGTGAATTCTCACTTTTTATCAATGGGTTTACAGAACCAACTTACCGATGTTTCCTCCGATTCCCTACCAATTTTCCTACTAGCCGTCATCGCCAACGGCGTTTGTTACATCCGCTCACTCGTTTTCACCTTCCTCCACTCATTAGGAATCTCTCGCTACCGATCCGATGAGGTCGACGACGCTATGCTGTTCGACGCCGTTGGCTCTGGTTTAGCCGGACTTATCCTCCTCGCCGATCAGCTCAACCTAAACCGTGTTTTCTCTTACAAATACAGCTTGTGTTCAGACCCTCGACCGGATCCGGCCTCTTCAGAATGTGTCGTGTGTTTGAACCGCCTCACCGACGGTGAACAAGTCCGGAAGCTAGACTGCCATCACGTCTTCCATAAGGAGTGTTTTGACGGATGGCTTGATCATCTCAACTTCAATTGTCCGCTTTGTAGGTCGCCGTTGGTTTCTGATGAGCGCGTGGCCATTACACGCCGCCGTGTGACGGATGATGTCGTTGATTGGTTCTCCTTTAGATGA